From Aquarana catesbeiana isolate 2022-GZ linkage group LG05, ASM4218655v1, whole genome shotgun sequence:
cgtgcttaggatccaaggatgggaccaatggaagtccaataggaaaatcagaagccaggccagggggtcaaacacagtaagcagtccgagaatcaaagcaacaagtccaggtacaggagacagaggaatgcggagtccgtttagccaagccggggtcagatgcaggaagcaggcagggagattcagaagcaagccggttgaataagccaggaggtccagaggagtcgataacaagccaggtcggtgcacaggaagtcaggacaacaggaagtcaggataacaggaaacacaatcacaggaacacaggaagagctgacgataatccagcaatgtggcaccatcagtgggacgtttaaatagacaaggcgtagtatcacgtcgtacgcacaccgttccgttcgtgcgttcgtaacatcgcgacgttgctacgcacgcgcattcgtccgaatttggtgccaggcgtccgcctagtagaaacattgcacacccgtgtgcgttgatgcgcgttagcgcggccttgcctgtgctggtttgctagcctatttccctgacacaGTCCAGGCCCCGCGTCCTCCTGACAATGGGAGTTTGGATCTGCCAGGTGCTTGGACTGATGGgcttctcagcgagccactgagacggccgctttccgcccctccacagctcagcgctccagtgagtgcggaggagcagagcagagagctactGATTGACAGACAGCAGATCTCcactcggggagctgagagaactaagccatcggcggtgttcgatcgctcggctctcagtgaagaggcgcctggggacagatgctgcataggaccaatgctacatccacctaggtaaatatgattctaCAATAACCCCCATTCCCATACTTctttttaaggctgcattcacacttcagtgtTTTAAACCGCTGGCAGATTTGCCCGTGACTTGAAAGCACCAATGTGTGAATGAAAAATCGCGGGacttgcatttgagatgccattcatttgaatgacaccgtAAATCACGGTAcaggtctgccgcgattgtcgcgtGATAATTCACGCTGCATTTGCAGCAACCCATGTTGCGGGAAGCATGTTGGCCAAAAAAAGTTCAGGCGCTACTTCTGGGCGTCATGCTTCCCGCGACACGGGTTACAGCGTGAATTATCgcgcgacaatcgcggcagacctaTACCGTGATTTGAGGTGTCTTTCAaacgaatggcatctcaaatgcaagtCCCTCAAATCACGATACAGGTCTGCCACGATTGTCGCGCGATCATTCGCACTGCGGGAAGTATATCACGCGACAATCACAGCAGACCCACACCGTGATTTGAGgcatcattcaaatgaatggcatctcaaatgtgaatCCCGTGATTTTTCATTCACACATTGGTGCTTTCAAATCACAGGCAGATTCACAgcaaatctgcctgcgattcaaaatgctgaagtgtgaatgcagacttaggctggattcacacctatggatgtttagtgctttttgcattttgcagatttgcactacagcccatttaacatggtttcctatggaacatgttctgtagtgcaaatctgcaaaatgcaaaaagcacaaaaaatgcataggtgtgaatccagccttagaaagGCTTTCCAAAGCATAGTGTTTCTAAACACTGTCTTGAGTGTCATGAAAAAAATCCAGCGGTTACTACATTTATTGCCATTGATAGATTCACGCCCCATTGGAGTGGGAGTTTTGTGAGGAGTGAGATCTCTCGAATGGAGACCTGCTGGATCTATTTGCCCTTTGGACTTAACGTTGATAGAGACGTGAATTGTTTCATTAACATCAGCTAATATCTCATtgttattccaatttttttttcaagtcaTTATGACTAGAATTGGTTTATTTGGTTGGTAGGGTGTCTTAATATGTGTAATATACATTTTCTTTTGTTTGtcattttaataataatttatattttattctgtATTTTATGTATATTATTTGGTAATTCATGATATGCTTTTTGTCCACTAGGTGGAAGCATCTTCACCTGCCTGAtttattgatttcttttttttttttttgcacttttttttatcagttattgttttgttttttgtattaagGTCGTGATTTTGTATGACTAATTAATCTTTGGTGTTTTGTTTtctacagtgagagaaaaaagtatttgatccgctactgattttgtacgtttgcccactgatgaagaaatgatcagtctataattttaatggtcagtttaatttaacagtgagagacagaataacaaaaatatccagaaaaatgcatttcaaaaaaagttataaattgatttgcattttaatgagtgaaataagtatttgatcccctatcaatcagcaagatttctggctcccgggtgtcttctatacaggtaacaagctaagattaggagcactcttaaggctctgtttccactactgcgagttgttgtgcgacttgacacatgtgaagtcgcatgacaagtcaaaacccatgtatttcaatggcccccgttctaattggtgcgactcaagtcgcagcgactccaaaaaaggttcttgcactactttggtcctacttggGTGCGTCTTGTTCTCACATGGctttcaccggtcgcatgacatcgcaaCACAAATCacatagcaaagtcgcagtgtcAATTgcgtgactttggggacgcaatagtggaaacatagccttaagggagtgctcctaatcccagcttgttacctgtataaaagacacctgtccacagaagcaatcaatccgattccaatctctccaccatggtggaaataaacctaccattaaaattatagaccaatcatttctttgtcagtgggcaaatgtacaaaatcagcaggggatcaaatactttttttaccctcactgtatatgtattttttttccagtCAATATTATATGGCATTGCGATAATGCGCCAGCCTTTCTGTGTTTGCATTGCTATTTTAAAGTGCATCGGAGAGGTGGAGCATTTCTGTGGGATTGTTTTACATCAATCATCTTGACTTCCGGCTGTTGGAACACACTGATTATTTTCGGCCACTTCTGGCAGCCAACTTTCGGCAAATGAAGGCTCCGGTTTTTATGTATAAAGAGGCGTGCTTGTGTCAGTTGGCCACGCCTCTGACAATGTCCTATTGGATGAAACACGTTGGACAGGCCCTGAGAGCCACAAGCACGCTATGAGCTGGCGCGTTTTACGATTATATTGATGCTCATTTTTATGCTTGTGTTTGTAAGTACATTTATATTACATCTTTTTTTATTGACCTGAACGTACTTCACTGTGTGCCTCTTTTTTCTGCGACTGCATTCCTTTGGAAAAGTGATGTGGAGGTCCGGTCACTGACCTTTTGACTGACGAGGATTATTACATCAACTGCATCATTCTGTAGACTTGTCCAACCTCTGATCTGACGCTGGAGAGTGTATCAACCCTTGGTTTATGCCGGTTTCTATTTTCGTTCTTGTAAGGAGATTTCATTTACACTGTGGTGTGATCAATTCACACTGAAGCTGGTGCGGGGTCTCCTCTCTTGACTCCAATATTTATTGTGGACTGTTTTCTCTAGTATTTTAGCGCTGCTTTCGGACtcatgtgttatacttacctgctctgtgccaggCTTTcgcacagagcagtcccaaacctccttttctgggaTCCCCCACTGCTGTATCTGGCTCCTCCCCTTAATCGGGTGccccccccatggagagccgcagtCCCTGGGGGAACCCgtacgggcacgctcccgagttctgctgctgtgtccattgacacagacagtgggactcagcctcgcgttactggatttgattgacagcagctcctgctgctatcaatctgtccaatgaggacagagacagcggagGGAGccactgcgctcgtgcacatcaTTGGAACGGATGGGCccaggtaagaaaaaaagggggggctctggggggagctgcagcaaagaaggtttttcaccttaaagcggagttccgcctaatttattgatttattttttttaagtcagcagctacaaatactgtcgctgccgacttttaaaataaggacacttacctgtctggggtgcccgcgatgtcggcacatGAAGCTGATATGTCCCTCAGGCCCTCGGGTGAaagcgccgccatcttcggtaagggaatcaggaagtgatcccactggtccctgctgtcttctgggacctgcgtgtctcccagaagacagcgagggggCAGAGAatggcgccggaagtggcgtagatacccgcaggtggcttggctatctatgcccggaagtgggagcaaaatacctgtattagacaggtatctgctccctcctcccccctgaaaggtgccaaatgtgacactggagggggggggattccaaaaagcagaagttccatttttgggtggaactctgctttaatgttttGCAATATGGCAGCTATTACAGACCCAAGCCTTCTTAAAACAGAtactaactaaaggcaaatagactgtgcaagtgcagttgctccagagcttagtaaataaattAGGTAAAGCATCACTTTTCAAAGAAAACCCGATCAtatgaaaggaaaaaataaaaattaaaaaaaacagcatttttgcttgcacagaattggacaatagaaggcggcagagcttccccttatttactaagctctggagcaaatgtacttgcagagtgcacattctatttgcctttagtaaataaactccataatGTACATAACCAGCCTACAAccgataatgaagatctgccagcacagtacagacaggattCATTATGATAAACAGAACGCCTCATCTCCCTCACAAGCATTGTGTAGAAAGGGAGAGCTAAAAAGGATTTTCCAGTAATCGAGTTTTCAGAAAGGAGCATGTGAAAAGGTAAGGACATCCCCTGATGACGTGGTTTACCACAAAACGCATTGGGTGGAGCCCGTTCATGATGTAATTGCGCGCGTCGCTGATCGGGCATTGGTGCAATTTGTGATTGTTGGTTATACAGCAAACAAAGTGCATTAAGCCCCACCCAGAGACAGGCCACAGGCCCGTTGTGCTGCTTAAACCAATTTTGCTGGCGGTGCTGATGGCCCCGCCTCCCTATGTTGTATCACTGGCCTCCAGGCCAACCAGGCTGGCTGTTATGCTGCAACAACAAACTTTGTAACCAACAAAGAATGGTCTATACATTTGAAGCAATAACCAACAGGTTTCCCGTTATATACACCTTACACTTTCAGTATATTCTCCCTCCCTATTGCTAGAACAGTCGGTTTCCTCTGTTAGTGTTGTATGAGTTGGGGGGAAATGATGTCCCGTCCACTGGCCCTCTTCCAGCAGCATGCACCAAGCACCTCCAACCCCAACTCTGGAGAGGTGTCCATCACCGCCTGTAGACTTCTTAGTGCAGAAGATCTCCCATAGAATAAACACCACAACCATCATCGGTAAAATAGTTTATTCTGAAAATATGACATTTCTTGTAAACCAAAACCAGGCAGATCTATCACACACCTAGGTGAGAGGACATTCGCCTTCAAGACCGCAACTAGAGAAAGCCCAAATCACCGGCCTGTATTGTGTATTAGCAAGGGGGTGATACTATACATACAGCAGAGCCCCGGTCCCCGTCCTCCATACCCCAGACCCATTTACATCTGTCCTCCATaccaatttacagtgccttgaaaaagtattcacaccccttgaaattttcccctttttgtcatgttacaactaaaaatatcagtgtattttattgggattttatgtgatagaccaacacaaagtggcacataattgtgaagtggaaggaaaatgataaatggttttcaacatttttaacaaataaatatctgtaagtgtggggggggggggcatttgtattcagccccctttactctgatacccctaactaaaatctagtgtaaccaattgccttcagaagtcacctaattagtaaatagagtccacctgtgtgtaatttattctcaacataaatacagctgttctgtgaagccctcagagaattgttagagaaccttagtgaacaaacagcatcatgaagaaacacaccagacaggtcagggataaagttgtggagaagtataaagcagggttaggttataaaaaaatatcccaagctttgaacatctcacggagcactgttcaatccatcatcagaaaatggaaagagtatggcacaactgcaaacctaccaagacatggccgtccacctaaactgaccggccgggcaaggagaacattcatcagagaagcagccaagaggcccatggtaactctggaggagctgcagagatccacagctcaggtgggagaatctgtccacaggacaactattagtcctgcactccacaaatctgccctttatggaagagtgacaagaagaaagacattgttgaacgaaaaccataagaagtcctgtttgcagtttgtgagaagccatgtgggggacacagcaaacatgtggaagaaggtgctctggtcagatgagaccaaaatgttactttttggcctaaaagcaaaacgctatgtgtggcggaaaactaacactgcacatcaccctgaacactccatccccactgtgaaacatggtggtggcagcatcatgttgtagggatgcttttcttcagcagggacagggaagctggtcagagttgatgggaagatggaaggagccaaatacagggcaatcttagaagaaaacctgttagagtctgcaaaagacttgagactggggcggaggttcaccttccagcaggacaacgacccgaaacatacagccagagctacaatggaatggtttagatcaaagcatattcatgtgttagaatggcccagtcacagtctagacctaaatcacattgagaatctgtggcaagacttgaaaattgctgttcacagatgctctccgtccaatctgacagagcttgaaattttctgcaaagaagaatgggcaaaaatgtccctctctagatgtgcaaagctggtagagacatccccaaaaagacttgcagctggaattgcagagaaaggaggttctacaaagtattgactccggggggtgccatacaaatgtcccccacacttttcacatatttatttgtaaaaaaattgaaaaccatttatcatcattttccttccacttcacaattatgtgccactttgtgctggtccatcacagaaaaaaaacaataaaatatttttacatttttggttgtaacatgacaaaatgtggaaaatttcaaggggtatgaatactttttcaaagcactgtacgcCCGTCCCTGTGCTTCCATCCTCAAACCCCGGTCCTCCATACTCCAAACCCTTTGGTCCTTCTACTCCAGGCTCCAGTCTCTCTATCCTCCATTCCTCATGGCTCCAGACCCTCGACCCTCCCTACACCAGACTATCCAATCTTCATATCCCAGACCACTGTTGTCCTGTCCTCCATGCCCCAAAAACCTGTCCCTCTGTCCACCAGACTCTAGAGCCTCCACTCCTATGTCCTCTATACCCCAGACCCCTATCGTTTTGTCCTCCCTATCCCAGGCCCTCTGCTCTTCCTACCCCTGTCCCTCTGTTGTTCATACCACAGACCCTCTATCCTTCTTTCCCCAGACCCCCGTACCTCTGTCCTCCTTTCCCCAAACccccgtccctctgtcctcctttccccagacccccgtccctctgtcctcctttccccagacccccgtccctctgtcctcctttccccagacccccgtccctctgtcctcctttccccagacccccgtccctctgtcctcctttccccagacccccgtccctctgtcctcctttccccagacccccgtccctctgtcctcctttccccagacccccatccctctgtcctcctttccCAAGACccccgtccctctgtcctcctttccCAAGACccccgtccctctgtcctccagacTCTAAAAATCTCAAGCCTCTTGCCTCAGAGCCATGTGGAGCAGCAGGATTGACATGCTAAGCACATAGTTCTGTATGGTCTTCCCTTGGAAAGGAGGAATATCTGCAGTCTTCAGGAAGGACATGAGACTCGAAGTTGCCAGGGCCAGGCTGCCCAGCACTCCATAACGGTTCCCAGTGAACACCGAGATCATCAGAATGGCCAGGGTGGCTCCGGCTCTGGTGAAATAAGGGGCCACCATTTGGCTTTCCTGAGTCAGGTACCCGTAGCCCATGGCTAGAAGCAGCGCGGAGCCCAGGACCAGGTTGGCCGTCAACTGATCTCCATTCAgccagaagaaggagaagaccaaGAAAGGCAGGCCAAGAACACTGGCAATCCAAAAGCTGGAGCAACGGAGAGAGTCAGGGTCCTCGTTCCATAGAAGGTCACATCCTATGGCGATGGCAGAAGCCGTGGCGTGGAGCAAGAATCCAGCCGCCgcccctctgtgcacctgaaaatACAAGGAACCTCAGAATGGAGGAATACACCAACAGGAAAcgagcacccccctcccctcccccaccataaCTGTTCTGCTGCTCACCTGCAGAGTGCGCAAAGCTGAGTAGAGGCAAACACCACTGAGACACAGATATGAGGCCACTAGACCCAACTCCGGGACCCCCATcaccagggaggagaggagagccactgCCAGACAGAGAGGAGATATCACACAGAGATCGTGTATGAGGGACCCCAAAACTTATCTCCACCCACAACACCCCGCGTCCTCCTCTCCGCCCACAACACCCCCCCTCCACCCGCAACACCCCGCCCGTCCTCCTCTCCACCCGCAacacccccccatcctcctctccgccCGCAACACCCCCCCCGTCCTCCTCTCCACccgcaacaccccccccccgtcctcctctccgcccgcaacaccccccccccccgtcctcctctcCGCCCGCAAcacccccccccgtcctcctctcCGCCCGCAACACCCCCCCGTCCTCCTCTCCGcccgcaacacccccccccccgtcctcctctcTGCCCGCAACACCCCCCCGTCCTCCTCTCCGCCCGCAACACCCCCCCGTCCTCCTCTCCGCCCGCAACACCCCCCCCGTCCTCCTCTCCGCCCGCAACACCCCCCCCGTCCTCCTCTCCGCCCGCAacacccccctgtcctcctctccGCCCgcaacacccccccctccaccaacaccCCCGTCCTCTCAGCCCGCAACACCTATCGGTATAAATGGTCCAGGCAccccaataacccccctcccctacACCCCAGTACTCCACACCCCCAAAGTGTTCTTGTCACTGTCCTGCACCTTGTAGCATTCTGCCTctcctcctctacaccccccatccTCTGTTCCACCCAGATCATCTCcccgtcctcctcctccatgtctccGGTCACTTTGAATCTCCCGCTCCCCGGCTCTCTCCGGATGATCCTCCCGGTTCTCCCCGCCCTTCCTCCTCCGGTATGGGGATCGCACACCTCGCCGATCTTCTCCGGGATGAGACCCCGAAAGCCATCCAATCCCCGCCCCCCGACCACTACAGAGGTGAGTGACGTCACCTTATCAACGTCCTGCGGAACTGGAGGGGCGGAACTGAACTGACAGCTCGTGACGCGGCGCTCCGGAGCCCGGACACTTCCGGGTGGGACACATACTGACTTCCTGTGTACATAATGGggggataaagaggacctgtcaccgctgatTATAAAGTCCCAATATCTCCCCTACAGGAATAAACTATGTGATCACCAGAGGAGTGATAGTGTCATCATTGTCctcaccacacccccccccccaatattatgTCTAAAACACCCCCTCCTAACGGTTCAAATCGCCCAGACACCCCCAATAACCCCCCTACTGCCCAGGTCTCCCCATCCAACTCTCCCTGTCACTGCCCTAGACCTTGTATTCTGCCAGCACTCCATACACCCCCAAAAggccctgtcaccccccccccaacattatgtctGAGACACCCCCTCCCAATGGTTCAGATGGCCCAGGCACCCCAATACCCCCTACATCCCAATACCCCCCTACACCCCAGTACTCCCCACCCAACTCTCCTTGTCACTGCCCTGCACCTTGTAGTATTCTGCCAGCACCCCAATACTCCTTACACCCCCAAAAGGCCCTGTCCCCCCCCAATATTTATTGTTCCTACGACACCCCAATATTGTCCCTCAAGTGTCCCCATCACCCTCTATAACTCCCCCTTCACCCCACTATCCCCCTATTTGGCCCTGTCATCCTCCAGCACCCCCTAGAACCCTCCCACACCCCAGTGAGGGGACACTATGtgcgccgcattactattctctttggagcgcccaaatGTGTCTCcggtctgttacaatcctacagTGTATgctaacaaatattttttttctgttcagcgctaaagtgttcgggtttggcttgaagaaaaagtggcaaagcctgccccccccccccattggcccTCTTACCCCCTAGTACCCTTCCTACACCCCATTCTTCCACCTGTCACGTGACCCTGCCACCCTCCATCATCTCACAGCTCTGTCCATACAccccagtatcccccccccccccccccgggggcccTGTCACCCTCCATCATCTCACAACTCTGTCCATACACCCCagtatccccccttccccccatggggGCCCTGTCACCCTCCATCATCTCACAGCTCTGTCCATACACCccagtatcccccctccccccacaggggCCCTGTCACCCTCCATCATCTCACAGCTCCGTCCATACACCccagtatcccccctccccccacaggggCCCTGTCACCCTCCATCATCTCACAGCTCCGTCCATACACCccagtatcccccctccccccacaggggCCCTGTCACCCTCCATCATCTCACAGCTCCGTCCATACACCccagtatcccccctccccccacaggggCCCTGTCACCCTCCATCATCTCACAGCTCCGTCCATACACCccagtatcccccctccccccacaggggCCCTGTCACCCTCCATCATCTCACAGCTCTGTCCATACACCccagtatcccccctccccccacaggggCCCTGTCACCCTCCATCATCTCACAGCTCTGTCCATACACCccagtatcccccctccccccacaggggCCCTGTCACCCTCCATCATCTCACAGCTCCGT
This genomic window contains:
- the TMEM276 gene encoding transmembrane protein 276 isoform X2, with the protein product MGVPELGLVASYLCLSGVCLYSALRTLQVHRGAAAGFLLHATASAIAIGCDLLWNEDPDSLRCSSFWIASVLGLPFLVFSFFWLNGDQLTANLVLGSALLLAMGYGYLTQESQMVAPYFTRAGATLAILMISVFTGNRYGVLGSLALATSSLMSFLKTADIPPFQGKTIQNYVLSMSILLLHMALRQEA
- the TMEM276 gene encoding transmembrane protein 276 isoform X1, with protein sequence MLQVALLSSLVMGVPELGLVASYLCLSGVCLYSALRTLQVHRGAAAGFLLHATASAIAIGCDLLWNEDPDSLRCSSFWIASVLGLPFLVFSFFWLNGDQLTANLVLGSALLLAMGYGYLTQESQMVAPYFTRAGATLAILMISVFTGNRYGVLGSLALATSSLMSFLKTADIPPFQGKTIQNYVLSMSILLLHMALRQEA